From the genome of Onychomys torridus unplaced genomic scaffold, mOncTor1.1, whole genome shotgun sequence:
TTCTCCAATTTTCGATCTCCTGGTGATGGCAACTTACATAATGGCAACGCTGAAGCAGTTACATAACTAGACCTGGCAAAAATGCTAAGGTCACCAGCTATGAACAGAGGATGTGTGCGTACTTTGACACAGAAGTACCCATCTTCCATGACATTCACACGTTAGAGTGATATCGATACAAATGCTTAGCCTGCACTGTGCTGCAGATACATATCGAGCGTAGCTTGGGGCCTCTAGAGCGAAGCCTGTATCTTTGTTTTACTGATCGAGGTTGCATTCTCTTCTTTTGCATGTCACCCACAGACAGTAATGGCCAGCCTGACTTCCATCTTAAGATTAGAAGCCATCTGTTTACTCAGTAATTATTCCCTTATTTCTGGCAAAACTTAAATTTGATGAGGTCCAGATCATGTTTCTGGAAATTTGAATTCACAATGCTGGGAGTTTTACACGGGATTAAACGAGTAACTATTTAATTCATTATCCTGACGCTGCACATTACCAAAATTACTGGTGTCTGAACCTCAAGAATCGTGACAGCTCCTTCCAGATAAGCTGTAGAAGTGAGACATCTGTCCATGAATATCCAGAAATGTTACTCCTATGAGCCTCCTCAGTTACATTCTGTGTTTTTCTGAGGAGAATACCTTAAGCTAGAGGAATGTGAGCAACCTTCCCCATGCAAAGTAGAAGTGATGTTGAAGAAAACTCCTGCAACTCTGGAAATGGACCTCTGCTGAGGATTGTTAGCCCAAGAGCTGTGGGGACACCCCTGAAAGCCGAGTCTTAGCATGAGGCAATGGAAGATGCGTGTCtgttggaacttgctttggaccTGTTTAGGACCATGTTATCTTAAGAAGTCTATGTCACCATCTTCCTCCTCCAACTCCGACCCCTTACTCCCATTCtaccccttccccctcccactcccccccttcttcccctcctacTCCCCCAACCACttgctttcctttccctttaacattccttcccctctctccgaCTTCCTCCCCCCCtaccctccccatcccccccctccctcccctagcACTCCTCCTTGGGAACATAAGCTCCCTTATTCCTATGGGAAAGGTGTAAAGAATTAAAGGGAGGACTGGAGCAccatttttgtttgaaaacatgTTGATTTCTATAAATTTGCTTACCTTTCTTGTAGTTTGCATTGTATTTCCCAACCCCTTAAGGATTCAAAAAGAAGTCCCATGAGCTTTTGGAAAGACAAGCAGCAAGCTAAATGGTTAAGgggtgttattttttaaaattttgaaataactttttattttttattgtattgaatttattttgtttgagacagggttgggAAATACATTGTAAACTACAAGAAAGGTAAGCAAATTTATAGAAATCAAcatgttttcaaacaaaaatggTGCTccagtctccctttcctctttacACCTTTCCAAGGAACAGGAGTTATGTTcccaaggaggaggcaggaggagggaggggagagggagaagggagcccTTAGCTCAtctctaattttaaattttgtgtttctcCACTTAATAGTATATAATCCTTGCCTccctttattttcctctttgataaaattagaataataaaACTTTAAGTTAGATGAAAATACATATTGTATTGTAATGGTGAGGAACACTGCTGTGGGATTAATTAGGCCTCAGTCTCAAAGAGTAGAGTTGGGCAAAGGCTGAGGTGAGGATGTGCTAATTCCTGAGAATACTTAATGCTTTTCCCTgtgcattatttttattgtttaatgtcTAAATACCAGGAATTACCCCATAAATCTGACATGGAATTAAATAATACCATCCCGGACAATGTTCTGGAACGGCTATCTGATGCAGAGAAGCTAGTGGTGGAGTTGAAGGAGATCATTCAGCAGAAGGACCTTCAACTCCTGCAGCAGGATGAAGTTCTGCAGGTACTGTTGGTTGTGTGGCCACTGGCTGTGCACTTGATACAGGCAGATCATTCTCTTAGCCTGTTGGAGAACCTGGGTCTTGTTCTTAAGTACTGCAGGCCTGCCGCCTGCCAGAAGTAAGCTGTGTGCTAGGTAAACAGTGAGCATTCCTTTATTGTCTTCATTGCTCCTGCCGCAGGAGGAACGAAAAGCTGCTgataccaaaaattaaaaaactgaaaactaCACGCAAAATCAAAGCTTGTGTCTTTGAACAAATAGATGGAAAAATTGAAAGCACAAGGAGAGGCTGCTTCGCCTATGGACCCTCAGGCTGCAGAGCCGCTCTCTGAGGTATGAGGACTGGGTTGAGACTTGGTGTCTCCCTACAGAGCCTGGTTCCAGCAGACCAGTGGGCCAAAGTGATCCAGCAGGAgtgctgccctcccctcccagcctGTGGTCTGCCTGGACTGAAGCCACATGGGGAGAGCAAACATAGAAGGAAATGTGGCCTTGAGTCTGCAGTTGCTACTCAGACTCCCAGTCAGAATTTGCAAGGGCTGACAGGAAGAAATCAGTACTGAagtgagacagagaggagaaacatATACTTTGTGGATGTGTTTGATTATTGGTTAGAACATTAAACACTAGGATCTCTAAGATTTTCCTCCTGCTCTGAATTCCTTTTATTCCTTAACTACTACAGAATGTTCTCTTTTCTATCAGCGAATAATGGTGCATTAATGTTTCCTGAACTGTGGGCTGAGTTGCCTGGCTCACCCTGCTCTCCCTGTAAGGGGGCTCAGCCAGGTTTATGGTTGCCACGAGAAAGCAGTGTCCAGTCaggatgcagagggcctaagaaAGCTGTCTTTAGAAGAGTGTGGGGGTGTTGCAGTATacattctcctctcctctctgttcgGAGCCACATCTGGGTGGGTATGTAGAGAATGGGAACTGTCAGGTTATGGGAGCATTTGTGCAGATTATGCTGATACCAGTGTGCCACTGCACACCGTGGTTGCAAGTCAGCCTAGACGTCACCTAACCCTGGGTTGTGATTCTCAGAAATGTCAGCTCTGGCGGGAGTTGTTTCAGGTTCTGAGCCACAGCCTTGAGTACACTTGTTACTCCCAGTATCCTGCTTAGCCTTGCCTTTCAGGAACTAATGCTCAGGGGACATCACTTTTCCTTGTTTGCACTAGGGcatggctcagtggaagagcgccTATGCAGTATgtataaggccctaggttcaatccctgtCACTGCAGGGGcatgagaaggaggagaagagaataGGATTGTTTAACATCTCAAAGTTGATTTTAAGAGCCAGtaatttctttgaattcttttccttctctatgGTTCCTATGGCAACTCTCTTCCCCTAGCTGTGTAGCAGGCACTAacctttttctttccatgtttatTCTTTCAGACTTCCCTTGAGTCatgttgttagattttttttttttttttttttacttatccaTTTTAAGCTTGCTACTTAACCCTCAGGCCTTCAGTGTGTCAGCATCCTATACCTTCATTTACTTTCCCTGTTAAATAAATGATGTCCAGCAGTCCCAGTCCATTCCAGCTGTCAGTCTCAGCAGCCCTTTCACCTTGGTGTGCCATGGTGTGCTGTGTGCGtgtgtaggggtgggaggggacacAGCAACAAAGTGGGAGTatcagaggcaagaagagagtgtcagatcccttgaagctggagtaaCATGTGTTTGTGGGATCCATGGCTTGTTATGTGAGTGATAAGATCCAGACTGTGGTCCTCATGGTTGTATAACAAGTGTTCTtaaactgagctatcttcccGCCCAAAATTcattgcttattattattattattattattattattattattattcttttcttttcttttctttttttattttcttgctcctGTCAttgtttgatttgttgttgtggttggttgattggtttcgttgtttggttgtttggttgggtggttgagacaggacctctctgTGAAGTTCTAACTGTTCaggaactctagaccaggctggcttctaactcagagaGCTCCTTCTGCTTCTGGCTCCTAAGTGTTTCTGTCAGTTTAATAAAGCTGTAATTAAATATCTCTAAAGAGCAAATTGTGtagaagataaaatatatattaattataactcttttttttgaggaggaggaagaaactttatttggcttacatttctgcATTGCTGTtgatcattgaaggaagtcaggacaggaactcaaagagggcaggatcctggagttGGGAGCcgatggaggagtgctgcttacagacttgctcttcatggcatgctcagcctgcttgcttagaGAACCAGGACCAATAGCCCAGGGAtcgcaccacccaccatgggctgggccctcctcatcAGTAACTTATTAAGAACATGTCTGATAGCTGGATCACATGGAGGtgtttcctcagttgaggctccttcctctctgatgactctagcttgtgccaagttgacacacGAAACTATCCAGTGCATCTGaccccttgtcaatttgacagacaAACACGTCACTATTAAGCtacaacccttcctttcttattcatcacGAAATCTCACCTTAAAACTTCAATAACTTTGAAAGTCCTACAGTCTTTCCCAattcaaaacacattaaaatttcagtccctttaaaatagccaatctctttttaaaatcccAAAGTCTTTTCAAATTGAAAGTCTCTCAACTATAGACTCTAATAACATACATTTCTACTTCAAGAGGGGAAAGTCAGGGCTCAGTCCCAGTCAagtcaaagcaaaaccaaatttcTAACTGTCCTGTATCTGGGGTCCACTCCGATGGGCTGGACTCTTCTTAAGGGCTTGGGttacttctccagctccaccctctgcagTATACACAATAAAGTGATGctacaaatgaagaaatgaaagtggAAAAGATAAAACATGACCTCCAGGAGAAGGAGAAATTAGTGATTTGCAAGCCCAGCTTGACCAGGTACAGTCAGAGCAAGCCTTGCAAGTAAGAGTGAGTTACCTCATTATTATTAGGTTAAATTACTAACAGCCAGCGGACATACATGGTCAGTGTCTCTTTCTACACACCTGGTtgtatccccagcactcagacctccctgcctgccccttccttccttccttcattccaagTCTAGTCTCTGTGTCAGAGCTTGCATTGGGGTGGGGACTTCTTGGTTGATATTTGCACTCAGATTCTTTCCATATATGGTTCACATGTTTCAAAAACTCTTGAATTATATGATTTACAGCGTTTGATCAGCTTGGATACTTCCATTTTCTACCTTGCAGACTTctgtttttgttaaattttattttggttataTATTTCTTAAACCAATTTTTGATAATATGTtttagatttgttctttttcttatttaactcaaggcattctgttttgtgtttggttttcttttctgaaatgagtTTTCCTTTATAGCAACTTCatgaattttattactttttttaaacttttctaattctaattttccttttatgtCCTGTACACTTTTCTTAAACATGTTTAACTCGGAAATAAGTTATAATTTCTTTCAGCATATTGTTTCTCCTTATTCTTcatgagttttttttgtttttgagacaaggtctcacactgtTTTTCCCTTGAACTTAcgacagtcctcctgtctcagcctcctgagttgctGGAAATTACAGTCATGAGCCAATGTGCCTGCCTTTTTGAATGACATTATGTAATTATTCATTCTATTTCATGTGTGAATTTTTGGCTTGCATGTCTGTTATATGCACTGCATGCATGCTTAGTACCCATAGATGTCAGacgaggacatcagatcccctgaacggaggtacagatggttctgggtgctggcaaccaaacctggatcctcttacaagaacagcaagtgctcacaACCACCAAGCCATCGCTGAGCCTCTGTAGATACATATTGCGTATGGTGCTTTGACTGGgtcctcttctcttcctattttttgtgtGAAGTTAGTTTTTCTAAAcatataatttgtttttggagaaaatttcacagacttcttttctgtggtttttgttcAAGTATATGGGAGCTAGATTTCTCAGATTTGTGGCTTACCTCGTACCACCCTTCACTTTGATCTGCACCATCATGCTCCAACAGTACTAGCCAAACACTAGTCAACTCACTTTCCCATCACAGGTAAATATGTAAACAAACTATGGAATGTCTATAGTGAAATGctagttaaaaatgaaaaggaatgagTTATAGATCATTAGTCTGCCTCCATttagaactttaaaaatttataaatccCTAGTTTTTGAATTAGAAAAATTAttcaattataattaaaataattaactttatattttattcttcagttgTTTATCTTGATATCAACTGTTACTCATGCTATCTGCATTAACTATGCAAATAAACACATTGCAATATTGCATACAAGTGCAGCAAAAAATCACTCAAACTAAATCAACTTGTTGACATTGACTGTATACACTGGTCATTGCACATAACCTTAGCAAATTCtcatggcttggtggttaagaacatttaatgggggttgggcatttagctcagtggtagagcacttgcctagcaagctcaaggcccctgggtttggtcctcagctctggcaaaaaaaattaaataaaaaattaaataattaattaaaaaaaaaaaaaaaaaacacttaatggggactgctcttgcagacggcccaggttaggttcccagcatcaggtggctcataaccacct
Proteins encoded in this window:
- the LOC118575558 gene encoding golgin subfamily B member 1-like, producing the protein MLFPVHYFYCLMSKYQELPHKSDMELNNTIPDNVLERLSDAEKLVVELKEIIQQKDLQLLQQDEVLQEERKAADTKN